The following proteins come from a genomic window of Flavobacterium crocinum:
- the truB gene encoding tRNA pseudouridine(55) synthase TruB, with protein sequence MTPEEYLNGQVLLIDKPLKWSSFQAVNKLKYLLINKVGLPKKFKIGHAGTLDPLASGLLLICTGKFTKKISELQGQAKEYTGTFYIGATTPSYDLETEIDQTFPTDHIDEALIHETVKQFLGEIDQKPPIFSAIKKDGVRLYEHARAGESIEIESRKTTIHEFEITRIALPEVDFRVVCSKGTYIRSLAYDFGKAMNSGSHLTVLRRTKIGDYDVKNAIDITLFEEELLKK encoded by the coding sequence ATGACACCTGAAGAATATTTAAACGGACAAGTTTTATTGATTGACAAACCATTAAAATGGAGTTCGTTTCAAGCTGTCAATAAATTAAAATACCTTTTAATTAATAAAGTTGGACTTCCTAAAAAGTTCAAAATTGGTCATGCCGGAACTTTAGATCCTTTAGCAAGCGGACTTTTATTAATCTGTACCGGAAAATTCACAAAAAAAATATCGGAGCTTCAAGGTCAGGCAAAAGAATATACCGGAACTTTTTACATTGGAGCCACTACTCCATCTTATGATTTGGAAACTGAAATCGATCAGACTTTCCCAACAGATCATATTGATGAAGCTTTGATTCATGAAACGGTAAAACAATTTTTAGGCGAAATTGATCAAAAACCGCCTATTTTTTCGGCAATTAAAAAAGATGGTGTTCGTTTGTACGAGCATGCACGCGCCGGAGAATCTATAGAAATTGAGAGCAGAAAAACAACTATCCACGAATTTGAAATTACAAGAATCGCATTGCCTGAAGTAGATTTCAGAGTCGTTTGCTCTAAAGGAACTTATATTCGTTCACTTGCTTACGATTTTGGAAAAGCGATGAATTCAGGTTCACATTTGACTGTTTTACGCCGAACTAAAATTGGTGATTATGATGTCAAAAATGCAATCGATATTACTTTGTTTGAAGAAGAACTTTTAAAAAAATAA
- a CDS encoding type II toxin-antitoxin system RelE/ParE family toxin translates to MAITKKKVVTSALFDFVDLPLIHEYGTETFGIRLADAFIAEIYSSLDTLSKEYLIHPECRHLVTKSKKYRNIILGSYLIIYRITEMRIEVLRAFHGSRSPKTIAKTKKITIDYT, encoded by the coding sequence ATGGCGATTACAAAGAAAAAAGTAGTTACTTCTGCCCTTTTTGATTTTGTAGATCTACCCTTAATTCATGAATATGGAACTGAAACTTTCGGTATCAGACTTGCAGACGCTTTTATTGCCGAAATATACTCTTCTTTAGACACTTTATCAAAAGAATATTTAATCCATCCTGAATGTCGTCATCTAGTAACAAAAAGTAAAAAATATCGCAATATTATACTAGGCTCTTATCTGATTATATACCGTATAACTGAAATGCGAATCGAAGTTTTGAGAGCTTTTCATGGAAGTCGTTCTCCCAAAACTATCGCGAAAACAAAAAAAATCACAATCGATTATACTTAA
- a CDS encoding molybdopterin-dependent oxidoreductase, with protein sequence MKTKNYILILFIAFSCSMCNSSKKDKEETVSVEKISDKPKHEHTVLTAEDSLKLANHTIEIKGEVENQLQLTVDSLKKMKVVTIENLKITGKGGAIKREVKSCKAVLLRDILDKAKIKQTDHKDRNFYIVESASDDYKATFSWAEIFNNPTGDNAYIIFEENGKPVKNGEMIGLCKNDIASGPRHVYWLKSIEVYKVK encoded by the coding sequence ATGAAAACAAAAAACTACATTTTAATTCTATTCATTGCTTTTTCCTGTTCCATGTGCAATTCTTCCAAAAAAGATAAAGAAGAAACTGTTTCTGTTGAAAAAATATCAGATAAACCGAAACATGAACATACCGTTCTTACGGCCGAAGACAGTTTAAAACTTGCCAATCATACTATCGAAATAAAAGGAGAAGTTGAAAATCAACTGCAATTAACTGTCGATTCTTTGAAAAAGATGAAAGTAGTAACTATTGAAAATCTCAAAATAACTGGTAAAGGAGGCGCAATTAAAAGAGAGGTTAAATCTTGTAAAGCTGTTCTTTTGAGAGATATTTTAGATAAAGCAAAAATCAAACAAACCGATCATAAAGACAGAAACTTCTATATTGTAGAAAGCGCTTCCGACGATTATAAAGCTACTTTTTCATGGGCAGAAATTTTCAATAATCCAACGGGAGACAATGCTTACATCATCTTCGAAGAAAATGGCAAACCAGTGAAAAACGGTGAAATGATTGGGCTGTGCAAAAATGATATTGCAAGTGGGCCTCGTCATGTTTATTGGTTAAAAAGCATAGAGGTTTATAAGGTTAAATAA
- a CDS encoding DUF3098 domain-containing protein → MKNNNKEEQQVQKQEFLFDSINYKILLIGIAVIAIGFILMSGGGSKDPNVFNEDIFSFRRIRLAPTTVLIGFGITIYSIFKKSK, encoded by the coding sequence ATGAAAAATAACAATAAAGAAGAACAACAAGTTCAAAAACAGGAATTCCTTTTTGACAGCATCAATTACAAAATCCTTTTAATTGGTATTGCTGTTATTGCCATCGGATTTATTTTAATGTCTGGCGGAGGAAGTAAAGATCCAAATGTTTTTAACGAAGATATTTTCAGCTTTAGACGTATCCGTTTGGCACCGACAACTGTTTTAATTGGTTTCGGAATCACGATTTATTCTATTTTCAAAAAATCTAAATAA
- a CDS encoding cell division protein FtsX, producing MSSNFDKFQKRRLISSYFSVVLSVFLVLFLLGVLGLFIINSKQLADDFKEKIAMTVFFKNEANDSIIKAFDTELKRAPFALSHVYVSKEKAAKEHTDIIGEDFLTFLGENPLLNSYDIHLKADYVERDSIVKIENRLRKNAMISDIVYDKQLVNLVNDNIKKVSMWILIVSGFLTVIAVLLINSSLRLSIHSNRFIIKTMQMVGATKAFIRKPFVMRSVKLGMLGAGLAIIALIALLLYVDTNFPGLGILEDKALTGLVLIAVFGLGVLITWVSTHFATQRFLNLRTDDLY from the coding sequence ATGAGTTCTAACTTTGATAAATTTCAAAAACGCAGGTTAATTTCCTCTTATTTTTCGGTAGTGTTAAGTGTATTCTTGGTTTTATTCCTTTTGGGAGTACTGGGATTATTCATTATCAATTCTAAACAGCTGGCAGACGACTTTAAAGAAAAAATCGCGATGACGGTTTTTTTCAAAAATGAAGCAAATGACAGTATTATCAAAGCATTTGATACCGAATTAAAAAGAGCTCCTTTTGCACTTTCTCATGTTTATGTTTCTAAAGAAAAAGCGGCAAAAGAACATACTGACATTATCGGAGAAGATTTCCTTACTTTCTTAGGAGAAAATCCTTTATTGAATTCATACGATATTCATTTAAAAGCAGATTATGTTGAAAGAGACAGCATTGTGAAAATTGAAAATCGTCTGCGTAAAAATGCTATGATTTCTGATATTGTTTACGATAAACAATTGGTAAATCTGGTAAATGACAACATCAAAAAAGTAAGTATGTGGATTTTAATTGTCAGTGGTTTCCTTACCGTTATTGCTGTTTTATTAATAAACAGTTCACTTCGTTTATCAATACACTCTAATCGTTTTATCATTAAAACCATGCAGATGGTTGGAGCTACAAAAGCGTTTATCCGTAAACCTTTTGTAATGCGAAGCGTAAAACTTGGAATGCTTGGTGCCGGTTTAGCCATCATTGCTTTAATCGCACTTTTACTGTATGTAGACACTAATTTCCCTGGTTTAGGAATTCTAGAAGACAAAGCCTTAACTGGTTTGGTTTTAATTGCCGTTTTCGGATTAGGTGTTTTAATTACTTGGGTAAGTACACATTTTGCAACTCAGCGTTTCCTTAACTTAAGAACTGACGATCTTTATTAA
- a CDS encoding undecaprenyl-diphosphate phosphatase — protein MNTLQAIVLAIIEGITEFLPVSSTGHMIIASSFFGIAHDDFTKLFTIVIQLGAILSVVILYFKRFFQTFDFYFKLLVAFIPAVVLGLLLSDFIDGLLENPVTVAVSLLLGGIILLKVDEWFNKPNDPEVSTEITYAKALKIGLFQCLAMIPGVSRSGASIVGGMAQKLTRTSAAEFSFFLAVPTMLGATAKKCYDYYKAGFELSHDQVNMLIIGNIVAFIVALLAIKTFIGFLTKNGFKVFGYYRILAGIILLLIHFFIHPLTII, from the coding sequence ATGAATACATTACAAGCTATTGTTCTTGCTATTATTGAAGGAATCACAGAATTTCTGCCAGTATCTTCAACTGGACACATGATTATTGCGTCTTCTTTTTTCGGAATTGCGCATGATGATTTTACTAAACTTTTTACCATTGTAATTCAGCTTGGTGCCATTCTTTCTGTGGTAATTTTATATTTCAAACGTTTCTTTCAAACCTTTGATTTTTACTTTAAACTTTTAGTTGCTTTTATTCCAGCGGTTGTTTTAGGATTACTTTTAAGTGACTTTATTGACGGTTTGCTGGAGAATCCTGTTACTGTAGCTGTTTCACTTCTTCTTGGAGGAATTATTTTATTGAAAGTAGACGAATGGTTTAACAAACCAAACGATCCGGAAGTTTCAACTGAAATTACATACGCAAAAGCATTAAAAATTGGCTTGTTTCAATGTTTGGCCATGATTCCCGGAGTTTCACGAAGCGGAGCCAGTATTGTTGGAGGTATGGCTCAAAAATTGACCAGAACTTCGGCTGCTGAATTTTCTTTTTTCCTTGCAGTTCCAACTATGTTGGGAGCTACAGCAAAAAAATGTTACGATTATTACAAAGCAGGTTTTGAATTATCTCACGATCAGGTAAACATGCTTATTATTGGAAATATTGTGGCGTTTATTGTCGCACTTTTGGCTATCAAAACTTTTATTGGATTCTTAACTAAAAATGGTTTTAAAGTTTTTGGTTATTACAGAATTCTTGCCGGAATCATTTTATTACTGATTCACTTTTTCATTCACCCGCTTACGATTATATAA
- a CDS encoding thioredoxin family protein, giving the protein MKSTVAKALFNSHSYAEYRKLVTDLLSEGKSTGNEQSESLTNYSKLNEARMNRLEKTIKISDEVAEKLQNLDNHYIWLVLSEGWCGDAAQILPVLDKMAHVSNKRIDLRIALRDENDDLMNQYLTNGGRAIPKVIIICKEAGIVRADWGPRPKGASELMATHKREVGPIDEKIKTDLQLWYLADKGISVQEELLEIMENIKYNRL; this is encoded by the coding sequence ATGAAAAGTACTGTAGCCAAAGCATTATTCAATAGTCATTCTTATGCAGAATACCGAAAATTAGTAACCGATTTATTATCTGAAGGAAAATCAACCGGAAATGAACAGTCAGAAAGTTTGACTAACTATTCGAAATTGAATGAAGCGAGAATGAACAGGCTGGAGAAAACCATAAAAATTTCTGATGAAGTCGCTGAGAAACTTCAAAATCTGGACAATCATTATATTTGGTTAGTTTTGTCAGAAGGCTGGTGCGGTGATGCGGCACAAATTCTTCCTGTTTTAGATAAAATGGCTCATGTTTCTAACAAAAGAATTGATCTAAGAATTGCACTTCGCGATGAAAACGACGATTTGATGAATCAATATTTAACGAATGGCGGAAGAGCAATTCCGAAAGTGATTATAATTTGCAAAGAAGCGGGAATTGTTCGCGCAGATTGGGGACCAAGACCAAAAGGAGCATCTGAATTGATGGCGACACATAAAAGAGAAGTTGGGCCAATTGATGAAAAAATAAAAACCGATTTACAGTTGTGGTATTTGGCAGATAAAGGAATTTCTGTACAAGAAGAATTGCTTGAAATTATGGAGAATATTAAGTATAATCGATTGTGA
- the pyrH gene encoding UMP kinase: MKYKRILLKLSGEALMGDLQYGIDPKRLAEYADEIKQIHDKGVEIAIVIGGGNIFRGVAGASSGMDRVQGDYMGMLATVINGMALQGALEDKGMKTRLQTALKMESIAEPYIKRRADRHLEKGRIVIFGAGTGNPYFTTDTAAVLRGIEINADVILKGTRVDGVYDSDPEKNASAVKFDFISFDDVIKKGLNVMDTTAFTLSQENKLPIVVFDMNKIGNLLKICQGDNIGTVVNI, translated from the coding sequence ATGAAATATAAAAGAATTCTTCTAAAACTTAGCGGCGAAGCCCTAATGGGTGATTTACAATATGGTATCGACCCGAAAAGATTAGCTGAATATGCCGACGAAATTAAGCAGATTCACGATAAAGGAGTAGAAATTGCAATTGTTATTGGAGGAGGAAATATATTTAGAGGAGTTGCCGGTGCAAGCTCTGGAATGGATAGAGTTCAAGGCGATTACATGGGAATGCTTGCTACCGTGATTAACGGAATGGCTTTACAAGGTGCTCTTGAAGACAAAGGAATGAAAACGCGTTTGCAGACGGCGCTAAAAATGGAATCTATTGCAGAACCATACATTAAAAGAAGAGCAGACCGTCACTTAGAAAAAGGCAGAATTGTAATTTTTGGTGCCGGAACCGGAAACCCATATTTCACAACGGATACAGCTGCTGTTTTAAGAGGAATCGAAATCAACGCTGATGTTATCTTAAAAGGGACACGTGTTGACGGAGTTTACGATTCTGACCCGGAGAAAAATGCATCTGCAGTAAAATTTGATTTCATCTCTTTTGATGATGTAATCAAAAAAGGATTAAATGTAATGGACACTACTGCATTTACTTTAAGTCAGGAAAACAAATTACCAATCGTAGTTTTCGATATGAACAAAATCGGAAACTTATTGAAAATCTGCCAAGGCGATAATATTGGAACTGTAGTAAATATATAG